One window from the genome of Eucalyptus grandis isolate ANBG69807.140 chromosome 7, ASM1654582v1, whole genome shotgun sequence encodes:
- the LOC104455150 gene encoding protein DMR6-LIKE OXYGENASE 2-like translates to MDTVSPVAPPHQEASSPQLKITSAKTLAESTNLTSIPSHYAFTTPTSGDQAVHPDHDDSIPVIDFSLLSSSNPDQRCKAVSDLAKACEDWGIFMLINHGVPKSQMKATVDALMGFFDLTEEEKNEFQGKHLLDPIIYGTSFRASVDKVFLWRDFLKMMVYPKFHCPPEPEGMSEVLAEYTGKLRKLARELLKGVSESLGLGPGYIDEAMNIDSSLQILAANLYPPCPQPELAVGLPSHSDIGLLTILMQNDIGGLQVHHGGKWVKVDPIPNAFVVNTADQLEIMSNGKYKSALRRAVVNNKTTRISIPFSTGPSLDTVVVPAEQLLVDRKPDQAKYILMNYKDYLEFKQSKVLDGKSWVNQVKI, encoded by the exons ATGGATACCGTCTCCCCAGTAGCACCACCACATCAAGAAGCTAGTTCTCCTCAGCTCAAAATAACCAGTGCTAAGACTCTAGCTGAATCTACCAACCTCACTTCCATTCCCTCCCACTACGCCTTCACCACCCCGACTTCTGGTGATCAAGCCGTTCATCCCGACCACGATGACTCCATCCCCGTCATcgacttctctctcctctcctcgaGTAATCCCGATCAACGGTGTAAAGCCGTCTCGGATCTTGCCAAGGCTTGTGAAGACTGGGGCATCTTCATG TTGATCAACCACGGAGTGCCCAAGAGTCAAATGAAGGCGACGGTCGACGCGCTGATGGGATTTTTCGATCTgacagaggaggagaagaatgaGTTCCAAGGGAAGCACCTGTTGGATCCCATAATATACGGGACGAGCTTCAGAGCTTCGGTCGACAAAGTGTTCCTCTGGAGAGATTTTCTGAAGATGATGGTGTATCCAAAGTTTCACTGCCCTCCCGAGCCAGAAGGCATGAG TGAAGTTTTAGCTGAGTACACGGGGAAGCTCCGGAAATTAGCCAGGGAGTTGCTCAAGGGTGTATCGGAGAGCCTAGGACTTGGACCAGGCTATATCGACGAGGCAATGAACATAGATTCAAGCCTTCAGATATTAGCAGCGAATCTGTATCCGCCGTGCCCACAGCCAGAACTTGCTGTGGGCCTACCCTCGCACTCAGACATTGGCCTGTTGACCATCCTCATGCAGAATGATATTGGCGGCCTCCAAGTGCACCATGGCGGGAAGTGGGTCAAAGTTGATCCCATTCCGAATGCCTTTGTGGTCAACACCGCTGATCAGCTCGAG ATTATGAGCAATGGGAAATACAAGAGCGCTTTGCGTCGAGCTGTCGTGAACAACAAGACTACAAGGATATCGATCCCTTTTTCCACTGGACCGTCACTCGACACTGTAGTTGTGCCGGCAGAGCAGCTG CTGGTGGATCGCAAGCCCGACCAAGCCAAGTACATCTTGATGAATTACAAGGACTACCTGGAATTCAAACAGAGCAAAGTACTTGATGGGAAATCGTGGGTGAATCAAGTAAAGATATGA